A window of Nodosilinea sp. FACHB-141 contains these coding sequences:
- the miaB gene encoding tRNA (N6-isopentenyl adenosine(37)-C2)-methylthiotransferase MiaB, with protein sequence MAGSARQYHITTFGCQMNKADSERMAGILDTMGLTWTDDPYDADVVLYNTCTIRDNAEQKVYSYLGRQARRKHENPDLTLIVAGCVAQQEGEALLRRVPELDLVMGPQHANRLQDLLEQVFDGNQVVATEEVDIMEDITKPRRDSTITAWVNVIYGCNERCTYCVVPGVRGIEQSRTPEAIRAEMEELGRQGFKEVTLLGQNIDAYGRDLPGSTADGRHQHTFTDLLYFVHDVPGIERIRFATSHPRYFTERLIRACAELPKVCEHFHIPFQSGDNDVLKAMARGYTHEKYRRIIDTVRRYLPDAALSADAIVGFPGETEEQFQRTMDLVNDIAFDQLNTAAYSPRPGTPAALWENQLSEEVKADRLQRLNHLVNTKAAERSQRYAGRTEEVLVEAANPKNPTQVMGRTRGNRLAFFPGDIALLKGELVPVKITEVRPFSLTGEPLRVAAIAG encoded by the coding sequence ATGGCCGGTTCTGCTCGTCAATATCACATCACCACCTTCGGCTGCCAGATGAACAAGGCCGACTCCGAGCGCATGGCCGGCATTCTCGACACCATGGGCCTCACCTGGACCGACGACCCCTACGATGCTGACGTGGTGCTCTACAACACCTGCACCATTCGCGACAACGCCGAGCAAAAAGTCTACTCCTACCTGGGTCGTCAGGCCAGACGCAAGCACGAAAACCCCGACCTGACGCTAATTGTGGCTGGGTGCGTCGCCCAGCAAGAAGGCGAAGCTCTGCTGCGCCGGGTGCCCGAACTCGACCTGGTGATGGGGCCACAGCACGCCAACCGCCTGCAAGACCTGCTCGAGCAGGTGTTCGACGGCAACCAAGTCGTCGCCACCGAAGAGGTGGACATCATGGAAGACATTACCAAGCCCCGGCGCGACAGCACCATCACTGCTTGGGTGAATGTAATCTACGGCTGCAACGAGCGCTGCACCTACTGCGTTGTGCCGGGGGTACGCGGCATCGAGCAGTCGCGCACGCCAGAGGCCATCCGCGCCGAGATGGAGGAACTAGGCCGCCAGGGCTTTAAAGAAGTGACTCTGCTAGGGCAAAACATCGACGCCTACGGCCGCGACCTGCCCGGCTCTACCGCCGACGGGCGGCACCAGCACACCTTCACCGACCTGCTGTATTTCGTCCACGATGTGCCCGGCATTGAGCGCATTCGCTTTGCCACCAGCCACCCCCGCTACTTTACCGAGCGACTAATTCGCGCCTGCGCTGAGCTGCCCAAGGTGTGCGAACACTTCCACATTCCCTTTCAGTCGGGCGACAACGACGTGCTGAAGGCGATGGCGCGAGGCTACACCCACGAAAAATATCGCCGCATTATCGACACCGTGCGCCGCTATCTGCCCGACGCTGCCCTCAGTGCCGATGCGATCGTCGGCTTCCCCGGCGAAACCGAAGAACAGTTTCAGCGCACCATGGATTTGGTCAACGACATCGCCTTTGACCAGCTCAATACGGCGGCCTATTCGCCCCGCCCCGGCACCCCCGCCGCCCTATGGGAAAACCAGCTCTCTGAAGAGGTGAAGGCCGATCGCCTCCAGCGGCTCAATCATTTGGTGAATACGAAGGCGGCGGAGCGATCGCAGCGCTACGCAGGCCGCACCGAAGAAGTGCTAGTCGAAGCCGCCAACCCTAAAAACCCCACCCAGGTGATGGGTCGCACTCGCGGCAACCGCCTCGCCTTCTTCCCCGGCGATATTGCACTGCTGAAGGGCGAACTCGTGCCAGTCAAGATCACCGAAGTGCGCCCCTTTAGCCTGACGGGAGAACCCCTACGGGTGGCTGCGATCGCAGGCTAA
- a CDS encoding HPP family protein has product MRQLNYRPAPRTLRLLRPSSHQPRFTHGQILTSYLCSFVGIAVLAYLTVYTGYPLIAAPFGATAVLVFAVPESPLAQPRNVIGGCVVGGVVCVACVSLFGTAPWVMALAVATAIQLMQLTHTLHPPGGAVALVGVMSNASWDFVFTPVLTGAVLLVLCTVAFSRWIPGRPYPKHWL; this is encoded by the coding sequence ATGAGACAGCTTAACTATCGACCTGCACCTCGAACCCTGAGGCTGTTGCGCCCCTCATCCCATCAGCCCCGGTTCACCCACGGGCAAATTTTGACTTCCTACCTGTGCAGCTTTGTGGGTATTGCCGTTTTGGCCTACCTCACGGTCTACACCGGCTATCCTTTAATCGCCGCTCCCTTTGGGGCTACGGCGGTGCTGGTGTTTGCCGTGCCCGAAAGCCCCCTAGCCCAGCCTCGCAACGTGATTGGCGGATGCGTGGTCGGGGGAGTAGTCTGCGTTGCCTGCGTCAGTCTCTTTGGCACTGCGCCCTGGGTGATGGCCCTAGCGGTGGCCACCGCCATTCAGCTGATGCAGCTCACCCACACCCTGCATCCCCCCGGAGGCGCTGTTGCCCTGGTGGGCGTCATGAGCAATGCCTCTTGGGATTTTGTCTTTACCCCCGTGTTGACTGGGGCGGTTTTGCTAGTGCTCTGCACGGTAGCCTTTAGCCGCTGGATTCCCGGCCGCCCTTACCCAAAACATTGGCTGTAA
- the rsmD gene encoding 16S rRNA (guanine(966)-N(2))-methyltransferase RsmD gives MLRIYGNRALKTLPGLDTRPTSARVREALFNIWQGRITDCRWLDLCTGSGAMGAEALCRGAAEVVGIEKSPEAYTITRENWQKVAQPDQTFSLFRGDVVKQLSRLHGQPFDCIYFDPPYDSELYLPVLERVASLNLLQPTGEIAVEHRPDAWVPIAVPGLELVRQKHYGTTYLAFYAPEAPTA, from the coding sequence ATGCTGCGCATCTACGGCAATCGCGCCCTTAAAACCCTTCCCGGTCTAGACACCCGCCCCACTTCGGCGCGGGTGCGCGAGGCACTGTTCAACATCTGGCAGGGGCGCATTACCGACTGCCGCTGGCTCGATCTGTGCACGGGCAGCGGTGCGATGGGGGCCGAGGCACTGTGTCGCGGTGCGGCAGAAGTGGTAGGGATTGAGAAGTCGCCCGAGGCCTACACCATTACCCGCGAAAACTGGCAAAAAGTGGCTCAGCCCGACCAAACTTTCAGCCTGTTTCGCGGCGATGTGGTGAAGCAGCTATCACGGCTGCACGGGCAACCCTTCGACTGCATTTACTTCGACCCGCCCTACGACAGCGAGCTGTACCTGCCTGTTCTGGAACGGGTAGCGAGCCTAAATCTGCTTCAGCCTACGGGGGAAATTGCTGTGGAGCATCGACCCGATGCCTGGGTTCCGATCGCTGTTCCTGGGTTGGAGTTGGTGCGTCAAAAGCACTACGGCACAACCTACCTGGCGTTTTATGCCCCTGAGGCACCCACTGCTTAA
- the hisH gene encoding imidazole glycerol phosphate synthase subunit HisH: MANIAVIDYDMGNLHSACKGLALAGATPQITDVVADLEAADALVLPGDGAFDPAMRHLREKGLVEPIKAAIASGKPFLGICLGLQLLFDGSDEGVEPGLGIIPGRIKKFQKEPDIAIPHMGWNQLTLTQPQCPLWQGVSDGDWVYFVHSYYAEPSDPAVNAATTTHGSQTVTAAIAQDNILAMQYHPEKSAPAGLVMLANFVALVKAQTPMAVA, translated from the coding sequence ATGGCTAATATTGCCGTGATTGATTACGACATGGGCAACCTGCACTCGGCCTGCAAAGGTTTGGCACTGGCGGGGGCGACACCGCAGATCACTGACGTGGTGGCCGATCTAGAGGCGGCCGATGCTCTAGTACTGCCCGGTGATGGGGCCTTTGACCCAGCGATGCGGCACCTGCGAGAGAAGGGGCTGGTGGAGCCGATCAAAGCGGCGATCGCATCGGGCAAACCTTTCCTTGGCATCTGTCTGGGCCTACAGCTGCTGTTCGACGGCAGCGACGAAGGGGTAGAGCCAGGGCTGGGCATCATTCCCGGACGCATTAAGAAATTTCAGAAAGAGCCAGACATTGCTATCCCCCACATGGGCTGGAATCAGCTGACGCTGACACAGCCCCAGTGCCCCCTGTGGCAGGGGGTAAGCGATGGCGACTGGGTGTACTTTGTGCACTCCTACTATGCTGAACCGAGCGACCCGGCGGTGAATGCGGCGACGACAACCCACGGCAGTCAAACCGTGACGGCGGCGATCGCCCAAGACAACATCCTCGCTATGCAGTATCACCCCGAAAAGTCTGCCCCCGCTGGCCTGGTTATGCTGGCTAACTTCGTTGCCCTGGTCAAAGCCCAAACCCCTATGGCTGTGGCCTAG
- a CDS encoding peptidase C15, whose amino-acid sequence MLLTTFAPWRAHQPSNAADDLVAYLQQQQQIPPGTTVLRHIPVSFELAPIRVMAKLVELRSPMVVCCGMAEGRSHLHLERYGKGKDIALESSLPLAELLVNTHLSGISDDAGTYVCNHLYYRLLEAIAQHRWPVQALFVHIPPLSPATRPIFAHDLALILKRLAVLASRSA is encoded by the coding sequence ATGCTCCTCACCACCTTCGCTCCCTGGCGGGCCCACCAGCCTTCCAACGCCGCCGATGATCTGGTTGCTTATCTGCAACAGCAGCAGCAGATTCCTCCCGGCACCACTGTGCTGCGCCACATCCCGGTCAGTTTTGAGCTGGCCCCCATTCGAGTGATGGCTAAGCTGGTCGAACTGCGATCGCCGATGGTGGTGTGCTGCGGCATGGCCGAGGGTCGTAGCCACCTGCACTTGGAGCGCTACGGTAAAGGCAAGGATATAGCGCTAGAAAGCTCTCTGCCGTTGGCGGAGCTGCTAGTCAACACCCACCTCAGCGGCATTAGCGACGACGCGGGTACCTACGTCTGCAACCACCTGTATTACCGGCTACTGGAGGCGATCGCCCAGCATCGCTGGCCCGTCCAAGCCCTCTTTGTCCACATTCCACCCCTGAGCCCGGCAACGCGCCCTATATTTGCCCACGACCTGGCTCTCATACTAAAACGGCTGGCCGTATTGGCCAGCCGTTCTGCGTAG